The following are encoded in a window of Vespula vulgaris chromosome 8, iyVesVulg1.1, whole genome shotgun sequence genomic DNA:
- the LOC127065937 gene encoding E3 ubiquitin-protein ligase UBR5 isoform X1, which translates to MTSIHFVVHPLPGTDDQLNDRLKEVAEKINRYGYVTPPAFNGLKVSIKRIVVGPTHIALLTEDNRICRVAFTVLSDRLDLSKNEPNRNTTKSHVGNSNSAPSGSGSSGSGSRAGISRSRARIMRSSSAIRGGSNSGSSGGSGRIGPPGVIMGSGSGNSSRPIASVPAPFVPEDLISQAQVVLQGKSRNLIIRELQRTNLDVNLAVNNLLSRDDEEGDDADDAADSYVPEDLISLLDGGFSNEHSVIIDADSMFSEDMFGYAGIRHRGSSSRRLGNDREGERSSERDRDRDSFSRWRDRQYYGPRRWLETALKDSWEKDPDNKKKELASQSPLWISEELEWWHERSNEPAPRYVQIAALYSELIAVSTSGQLYQWKWSDPEPYKHLENPNVHHPKTIPLALMTEKIINISATAIRCSVSTESGKVATWLDELLGHVASRLEHPAQAFTEFTLDKIVSLHTCALYTVAKLESGALYWWGVLPFSQRKKLWEKYKAKSRKHRPSTVISNDISYGTHVCMKNSPMYQPGAIGFTIANGVPKVGQLLSAAWNLDATCRFKILPAGSHLPNSNFDKRESNGNGNTSINKSNHKETADRLDMPPPPSPASSTCSDTGSITTSHKRQKRLTPRNEGETERKDEEDWQLKDVVFVEDVKTVPIGKVIKVDGCYVAVKFFSKDSKEKEKETKEKDFSTSDFKDLTAEELIKLLADCRLLRKDELQVIKSSMNPRAPDCFQRTPRRVNIVEGSSDNLLTIATDGQGIHAILKSGNKLSYVVYNLSTGRYVQDCYIPSDINAFLGLQPQNINLTSAGENIECSMILRDGNNTIYPIAKDCADAIRDPNWLDLLPVVCIGTSTIPIPSCSNSTNLKNQVAVIALAFDNLLLMSRILRCDYDSVKQVFCNLEQDLKGNMTQIQSILLERCDGNRNILHACVTMCAPTSNKKSDKDIGYALVSNAVDGTSAPIEEPIPTLSWPPEAFDNTSGEEDSLLSIGAASISMMNKPNIGAASNNTYIVDSVERRNNALLILKYMCESNVLAPYLKELLTAKDAQGQTPLMLAVSVRAYHAALILLDTIQKVGRDSKECSAMILPPDANPDLSPLFVTCCNDTCSFTWTGADHINQDIFECRTCGLTGSLCCCTECARVCHRGHDCKLKRTSPTAYCDCWEKCKCRALIAGYQVARYDLLCRLVVNTDLATKINSRGECILLFLAQTVGRQFIEQRQFRPATRPRSTSASRKAPSSDGLGADSDMPDHDLEPPRFSRNALERLLNDWSAVQCMIMSGVSENGNEQLFGDQGQLCRQSGTALLDKFTHLLLVKCSTEMLDTLLTTLIRELQNDSIPGRQEEANNVARRFVRSVARIFVIFTIEMAPNTAKRKSASQASQPLMKCRKVFQALIKLAVEELCETADSLIAPVRLGVARPTAPFTLTSSAVEVINGSEELFSIEPLIPHSGVSSQTLDGGLQTQQVNNNITIARDVSAMDEVEGGEGNNCIMIITIKVFIMVCFFKDVPMDMDGDISEHDESGVSGTVAGQPLGEVDSNAGGVGEEQAGDGESDTELDLLAEAETESDSDDNHSNQDAASAQRSVQTGATAGSDGGMGSILLFPEDESGESSQQEDDESEAGETDEQDNEDFQIGDEQLERRSGSSGHLHRNNLAPVSMQWAIRNRESSTRTAGLRVTGGSNLVFIDPVSLRRTTATSAVAAAQEPITMGTTASCLARAFGIVIRQIADLLVMMQDYKTLAPTLPRLMEITFQDALNLQLYLEAHLKPTWDWLLTVMDATEAQLRFGVSLTRSADPTHPEHPLNNAPSLSGGNFTGLLSSAALSLTLQGNANRNQRSGIATSSNISAPQASTRLTVGFAGVSEPARNSREREGGDLHSARREFLSYCLSLMRAHNGEHRDSLPVLDVSALRHVAYVFDALVYYMRCLSEPLTSRGETQKESSNYSTWNDQDENDNDEGEEYNSPAPTALETDSVDYPDLLQVPICGSGNNSNSTPKGRKHPFFQRSDSTLCLGCPPLDPFDTVMSEALPLADQPHLLQPHSRREDLFGIPRQPTGAANQNPLAGLPTRLGLSARGADNQNSLSSPTFSQIIPGATFVPSEIRRPSASAGDSGSTKFAEKPKSFHHVNEGPTPMVTEQIDRAPIIVSTNNQNDSGNSKGKDVCKTNRSVIVRAGTISETSLNKATAPEVLVVPTVENQNVSEEVDPAVTSHEISAHETVETSPVESARTISTIGTNISHNILLGRWRLSLDLFGRVFMEDVGLEAGSVVSELGGFSVKEAKFRRNMEKLRNSQQKDITLSKIERDRTQLLVQTMKELNTQYNLYNKRTSNAPPLAVNRVKVTFKDEPGEGSGVARSFYTAIAEALLANEKLPNLEAAQVGSKYTQYNVLQKLKSRDRDRDLRRQNPRSSGKCRETRKALSFEARSFHPSSSVEGNNASGSGSSSSNTHPLPASHPNNDHLTMHQQQLGDRLYPKVHALRPTLAEKITGMLLELSPAQLLMLLASEDALRQKVEEAFELIHSHNQDLTSEALLDLDVFSLTERCAANKKKIENNIMDDGDDNAPLFYSPDKRGFYTPRQGRASYERLNAFRNVGRLIGLCLLQNELCPIFLNRHVIKYILARPIRFHDLAFFDSVIYESLRQLVIDAETKDSNSLFSALDLTFSIDLCPEEGGGSIELISSGRDIEVTASNVYDYVRKYAEVRMIKVQEKALHAMREGVFDVLPEGALDGLTSEDLRLLLNGVGDINVSVLISYTSFNDESGEATEKLVKFKRWLWSIVEKMSHVERQDLVYFWTGSPALPASEDGFQPMPSVTIRPADDAHLPTANTCISRLYVPLYSSRHVLRHKLLLAIKTKNFGFV; encoded by the exons ATGACCTCGATACACTTTGTCGTTCATCCTTTACCGGGTACCGATGATCAACTTAATGATAG gtTGAAAGAAGTTGCAGAGAAGATCAATAGGTATGGGTATGTTACACCGCCTGCATTTAATGGATTAAAAGTTTCCATAAAGCGTATTGTGGTTGGGCCAACTCATATAGCATTACTCACAGAGGACAACAGAATATGTCGTGTTGCATTTACAGTATTGTCTGACCGACTGGATTTAAGTAAAAATGAACCTAATAGAAA tACAACCAAAAGTCATGTTGGAAATTCTAACTCTGCTCCAAGTGGTAGCGGAAGTAGTGGAAGTGGTAGTAGAGCAGGTATTTCTCGTTCAAGGGCAAGGATCATGAGAAGCAGTTCTGCTATTCGAGGTGGTAGTAATAGCGGAAGTAGTGGCGGCAGTGGTAGAATAGGGCCTCCAGGAGTGATCATGGGAAGTGGAAGTGGTAACAGCTCACGTCCTATTGCTTCAGTTCCTGCTCCATTTGTACCAGAAGATTTGATATCTCAAGCTCAAGTAGTACTACAAGGAAAAAGTCGTAATTTAATTATCAGAGAATTACAg CGTACAAATTTAGATGTGAACTTAGCAGTGAATAATCTTTTATCACGAGATGATGAAGAAGGCGATGATGCCGATGATGCAGCAGATAGTTATGTACCAGAAGATCTTATATCCTTATTAGATGGAGGCTTTAGTAATGAACATTCTGTTATAATTGATGCAGACTCTATGTTTTCTGAGGATATGTTTGGCTATGCAGGCATAAGACa TCGTGGAAGTTCTTCGCGAAGACTCGGTAATGACAGAGAAGGGGAACGTTCGTCTGAACGTGATAGAGATCGTGATAGTTTTAGTAGATGGAGAGATCGTCAATATTATGGACCACGACGTTGGTTAGAAACTGCTTTAAAAGATTCTTGGGAAAAAGATCCTG ataacaagaaaaaagagttaGCTTCTCAAAGTCCTTTGTGGATATCAGAAGAACTGGAATGGTGGCACGAACGTAGTAACGAACCTGCACCACGTTATGTTCAAATTGCTGCTCTTTACAGCGAATTGATAGCTGTTTCCACTTCCGGACAATTATATCAATGGAAATGGTCTGATCCTGAACCTTACAAGCATTTAGAG AATCCAAATGTTCATCATCCAAAAACTATACCACTAGCATTAAtgacagaaaaaataattaatatatcagcAACAGCAATTCGATGTTCTGTTAGTACAGAAAGTGGTAAAGTAGCTACGTGGTTAGACGAACTTTTGGGACATGTTGCCTCTCGTCTGGAACATCCAGCACAGGCTTTTACTGAATTTACATTGGACAAAATTGTATCACTTCATACATGTGCATTATATACTGTAGCAAAACTTGAAAGTGGTGCATTGTATTGGTG GGGAGTTTTGCCATTTTCTCAACGTAAAAAATTGTGGGAGAAATATAAAGCAAAATCACGCAAACACAGACCATCCACAGTGATATCAAATGACATCAGTTACGGTACACACGTTTGCATGAAAAACAGTCCAATGTATCAACCTGGTGCAATAg GATTTACAATAGCCAATGGGGTACCAAAGGTAGGACAATTGTTATCAGCAGCTTGGAATTTAGACGCAACTTGcagatttaaaatattaccaGCTGGATCACATTTACCTAATTCGAATTTTGATAAACGCGAATCGAATGGAAATGGAAATACTTCAATAAATAAGTCAAATCATAAAGAAACAGCTGATCGGCTCGATATGCCACCACCTCCATCGCCTGCTTCCAGCACATGTAGCGACACAGGTAGCATCACAACGAGCCATAAAAGACAAAAACGTTTAACGCCTCGAAACGAAGGAGAAACTGAACGAAAGGATGAAGAAGATTGGCAATTGAAAGACGTGGTTTTTGTAGAAGATGTCAAAACTGTTCCTATTGGAAAAGTCATTAAAGTTGATGGCTGCTATGTAGCAgttaaattcttttcaaaagattcgaaagagaaggaaaaagagactaaagaaaaagatttcagtACATCTGACTTTAAAGATTTAACGGCTGAAGAATTGATCAAATTATTAGCCGATTGCAGACTTTTAAGAAAAGATGAATTGCAAGTTATTAAATCGTCAATGAATCCAAGAGCACCCGATTGTTTCCAACGTACTCCTAGAAGAGTTAATATAGTAGAGGGCTCGAgtgataatttattaactatAGCAACTGATGGACAAGGCATTCATGCTATATTAAAAAGTGGGAATAAGTTGAGCTATGTTGTGTATAATTTAAGTACAGGAAGATATGTTCAAGATTGTTATATCCCTTCGGATATTAATGCTTTCTTGGGATTACAGCCacaaaatattaatctaaCAAGTGCTGGAGAAAATATTGAGTGTTCCATGATACTTAGAGATGGAAACAACACAATTTATCCAATAGCAAAAGATTGTGCTGATGCCATCAGAGATCCAAATTGGTTAGACTTACTCCCAGTAGTTTGCATTGGAACATCGACTATTCCCATACCAAGTTGCTCCAATTCAACAAATCTCAAGAATCAAGTTGCAGTGATTGCATTGGCCTTTGACAATCTTCTACTAATGTCACGTATACTGAGATGTGATTACGATAGCGTAAAACaagtattttgtaatttagAACAAGATCTTAAGGGTAATATGACTCAAATACAATCAATACTGTTAGAACGTTGTGATGGTAATCGAAATATCCTTCATGCTTGTGTTACTATGTGTGCACCAACTTCTAATAAGAAAAGCGATAAAGATATTGGATATGCATTGGTGTCAAATGCAGTAGATGGTACCTCAGCACCTATTGAAGAACCAATACCAACTTTGAGTTGGCCACCTGAGGCATTCGACAATACATCCGGAGAAGAAGACAGTTTGCTTAGCATAGGTGCTGCTAGTATTTCTATGATGAATAAACCTAATATAGGAGCAGCATccaataatacgtatattgtAGATTCCGTTGAAAGAAGGAATAATGCGCTGCTAATACTGAAGTACATGTGCGAAAGTAATGTATTAGCTCCTTACTTGAAAGAATTACTTACAGCAAAGGATGCTCAAGGACAAACGCCATTAATGCTTGCAGTATCTGTTCGTGCATATCATGCagctttaattttattagatactATTCAAAAAGTTGGTAGAGATTCCAAAGAATGTTCAGCAATGATTCTACCTCCTGATGCTAATCCAGATTTATCTCCTTTATTCGTGACTTGCTGTAATGATACTTGCAGCTTTACCTGGACTGGCGCAGATCATATCAATCAGGACATATTTGAGTGTAGAACATGCGGTTTAACAGGATCGTTATGTTGTTGCACCGAATGTGCTCGCGTTTGCCATAGGGGACACGATTGCAAACTTAAAAGGACATCACCAACAGCATATTGCGATTGTTGGGAAAAATGTAAATGTCGTGCACTTATCGCTGGCTATCAAGTTGCTCGTTATGATCTCTTGTGTCGACTTGTAGTCAACACTGATCTTGCAACAAAAATCAATTCACGAGGAGAATGCATTTTACTATTTTTGGCTCAGACAGTAGGAAGACAATTCATAGAACAGCGTCAATTTAGACCAGCAACTCGGCCTCGATCGACATCTGCGAGTCGTAAAGCACCATCATCGGATG GATTAGGTGCTGATTCTGATATGCCAGATCATGATTTAGAACCACCTCGTTTTAGTCGAAATGCTCttgaaagattattaaatgaCTGGTCAGCAGTTCAATGTATGATTATGTCAGGAGTATCTGAAAATGGTAATGAACAGTTATTTGGAGATCAAGGACAATTATGTCGTCAAAGTGGTACAGCATTACTGGATAAATTCACCCATCTGTTACTTGTTAAATGCAGCACAGAg ATGCTTGATACTTTGCTTACTACTCTTATAAGAGAATTGCAAAATGATTCTATACCTGGACGTCAAGAAGAAGCGAACAATGTTGCTCGACGATTTGTAAGATCTGTAGCTcgaatattcgtaatatttactATCGAAATGGCGCCTAATAcagcaaaaaggaaaag TGCAAGTCAAGCTTCTCAACCTTTGATGAAATGTCGCAAAGTTTTTCAAGCTTTAATTAAATTGGCAGTCGAAGAATTATGCGAAACTGCAGATTCATTGATAGCCCCGGTACGATTAGGCGTTGCGCGACCAACAGCACCATTTACGTTAACAAGTTCCGCAGTCGAAGTAATAAATGGATCTGAAGAATTGTTTTCTATAGAACCATTAATACCTCACAGTGGAGTTAGTTCTCAAACTTTAGATGGTGGTTTGCAAACGCAAcaagtaaataataacataactATTGCAAGAGATGTATCTGCAATGGATGAAGTTGAAGGTGGAGAAggtaataattgtattatgataataacaattaaagtATTTATAATGGTATGCTTTTTTAAAGATGTACCTATGGATATGGATGGAGATATAAGTGAACATGACGAATCAGGTGTTTCTGGTACCGTTGCCGGTCAACCGCTTGGCGAAGTTGATAGCAACGCAGGTGGTGTTGGAGAAGAACAAGCAGGAGATGGAGAATCTGATACGGAATTAGATCTATTAGCTGAAGCCGAAACTGAATCGGATTCAGACGATAATCACAGTAATCAAGATGCGGCATCGGCTCAAAGAAGTGTTCAAACTGGAGCTACTGCAGGTTCTGATGGTGGTATGGGATCGATATTACTGTTTCCCGAAGATGAGTCTGGTGAATCCAGTCAACAGGAAGATGATGAAAGTGAAGCAGGTGAAACAGACGAACAAGATAATGAAGATTTTCAAATTGGAGATGAACAATTGGAACGTAGaag tgGATCATCTGGCCATTTACATCGCAACAATTTGGCACCAGTTTCTATGCAATGGGCCATTCGTAATCGTGAGTCAAGTACGCGTACTGCAGGCTTACGAGTGACTGGTGGCAGTAATTTGGTTTTTATCGATCCCGTATCTTTGAGACGTACTACTGCTACATCTGCCGTTGCAGCTGCACAAGAACCTATAACTATGGGAACAACTGCAAGTTGTTTGGCACGAGCATTTGGAATTGTAATTCGACAGATTGCCGATCTGTTAGTTATGATGCAAGATTACAAAACATTGGCTCCTACTTTACCACGATTAATGGAAATTACTTTCCAAGATGCATTGAACTTACag TTATATTTAGAAGCACATTTAAAACCTACGTGGGATTGGCTTTTAACAGTTATGGATGCTACCGAAGCACAATTAAGGTTTGGAGTGTCTTTAACGCGTAGCGCTGATCCAACACATCCTGAACATCCACTTAATAATGCTCCTTCACTTTCTGGCGGTAATTTCACTGGATTATTGAGTTCAGCAGCTCTCTCTTTGACATTACAAGGAAATGCAAATCGAAACCAACGCAGTGGTATTGCAACAAGCTCCAATATTTCTGCTCCTCAAGCTTCGACAAGACTTACTGTTGGTTTTGCTGGTGTTAGTGAACCTGCTAGGAATAGCAGAGAACGTGAAG GTGGTGATTTGCATTCTGCTAGACGAGAGTTTTTATCTTACTGTTTATCATTGATGCGAGCTCATAATGGAGAACACAGAGACAGTTTACCGGTTCTAGATGTTTCCGCGTTAAGACACGTTGCATATGTATTCGATGCTCTCGTATATTATATGCGTTGTCTTTCTGAACCATTAACATCAAGAGGCGAAACGCAAAAAGAGTCATCAAATTATTCGACATGGAACGATCAA gatgaaaatgataatgatgaagGAGAGGAATATAATTCTCCAGCACCTACTGCATTAGAAACCGATTCTGTGGACTATCCAGATTTACTTCAAGTTCCCATATGCGGGTCTGGAAATAACAGTAATTCTACAcctaaaggaagaaaacatcCTTTCTTCCAAAGATCAGATTCTACCTTATGCCTTGGTTGCCCGCCTCTCGATCCATTTGACACAGTTATGAGCGAAGCATTACCATTAGCTGATCAGCCGCATTTATTGCAGCCACATTCAAGGCGTGAGGATCTCTTTGGCATCCCACGACAGCCGACAGGCGCTGCCAACCAAAATCCATTAGCAGGTTTGCCTACAAGGCTCGGTCTCTCCGCACGTGGTGCTGACAATCAAAATAGTTTGTCATCTCCTACATTCAGTCAAATCATTCCTGGAGCTACATTTGTTCCTTCAGAAATAAGACGACCATCTGCCTCTGCCGGAGATTCAGGATCTACAAAATTTGCT gAAAAGCCTAAATCATTTCATCATGTAAATGAAGGTCCAACGCCTATGGTGACAGAACAAATTGACAGAGCTCCTATTATAGTATCCACCAACAATCAAAATGATTCTGGAAATAGCAAGGGTAAAGATGTGTGTAAAACAAATAGAAGTGTTATAGTTAGAGCTGGAACTATATCC GAAACAAGTCTAAACAAAGCTACTGCTCCTGAAGTACTAGTTGTTCCAACGGTCGAAAATCAAAATGTCTCTGAGGAAGTTGATCCCGCAGTAACGAGTCATGAAATCTCTGCGCATGAAACAGTAGAAACAAGTCCAGTGGAATCTGCTAGAACTATTTCAACTATTGGGACAAATATTTCACATAATATTCTATTAGGACGATGGAGATTATCATTGGATTTATTTGGTCGAGTTTTTATGGAAGATGTTGGTTTAGAAGCAGGATCAGTTGTATCCGAACTTGGTGGTTTCTCTGTAAAGGAAGCTAAATTCCGAAGGAATATGGAAAAACTTAGAAATTCCCAACAAAAAGACATTACCTTGTCAAAG ATTGAACGTGACAGAACCCAATTATTGGTGCAAACGATGAAAGAGTTAAACACACAATacaatttgtataataaaagaacTTCTAATGCTCCACCTTTGGCAGTAAATCGAGTAAAAGTAACATTTAAAGATGAACCAGGTGAAGGTTCAGGTGTTGCTAGAAGCTTTTATACTGCAATAGCCGAG GCGTTGCTTGCAAATGAAAAACTTCCAAATCTTGAAGCAGCACAGGTTGGCTCAAAATACACACAATATAACGTCttacaaaaattgaaaagcAGAGATCGCGATCGTGATCTTAGAAGACAG AATCCTAGATCCTCCGGAAAATGTCGTGAAACACGTAAAGCATTATCTTTCGAAGCTCGTTCCTTTCATCCTTCAAGTTCCGTGGAAGGAAATAATGCTTCAGGATCTGGTAGCTCATCATCCAATACTCATCCTTTGCCAGCCAGTCATCCAAACAATGATCATTTGACAATGCATCAACAACAACTTGGTGATAGACTATATCCTAAA gtACATGCATTACGACCGACATTAGCAGAAAAAATAACTGGGATGTTACTTGAATTATCTCCTGCACAATTATTGATGCTCCTGGCTTCAGAAGATGCATTAAGacaaaaagtagaagaagcaTTTGAATTAATTCATAGCCATAATCAAGATTTAACTAGCGAAGCACTTTTAGATCTTGATGTATTCAGTTTAACCGAACGCTGTGCAgctaataagaaaaagatagagaataatATTATGGATGATGGAGACGACAACGCTCCTCTTTTCTATTCACCTGATAAAAGAGGCTTTTATACACCTAGACAAGGTAGAGCCAGTTATGAACGACTAAATGCTTTCAGAAATGTAGGCAG GTTGATAGGCTTATGTTTATTACAAAACGAGTTGTGtccaatatttttaaatcgtcacgttattaagtatattttaGCAAGGCCGATACGTTTCCATGACCTTGCATTTTTTGATTCTGTGATTTACGAAAGTTTAAGACAACTCGTCATCGATGCTGAAACTAAAGACAGCAATAGTTTATTCTCCGCACTGGATCTTACTTtcag caTTGATTTATGTCCTGAAGAAGGTGGTGGCTCGATCGAACTTATATCAAGTGGTCGGGACATAGAAGTTACAGCAAGTAATGTATATGATTATGTACGAAAATATGCGGAAGTCCGTATGATAAAGGTACAAGAAAAGGCCTTGCATGCAATGCGAGAAGGAGTATTTGATGTTTTACCAGAGGGAGCATTGGATGGCTTAACGTCTGAAGATTTAAGACTGCTTTTAAATGGAGTTGGTGACATTAATGTATCAGTTTTGATATCATATACATCGTTTAACGATGAATCTGGAGAAGCCACGGAAAAATTAGTAAAGTTTAAGCGATGGTTATGGTCCATTGTTGAAAAAATGTCACATGTCGAACGACAGGACTTG GTATATTTTTGGACAGGGTCTCCTGCATTACCAGCGAGCGAAGACGGTTTTCAACCAATGCCAAGTGTTACGATTCGACCAGCCGACGATGCTCATCTACCAACTGCAAATACATGTATTTCTCGCCTATACGTTCCATTGTACAGCTCTCGTCACGTTTTACGGCATAAGCTACTTCTTGCTATCAAAACAAAGAACTTCGGATTTGTATGA